The Starkeya sp. ORNL1 DNA window GACCGCAACATCCATGCGCCTCATATCGTCTCCGTCCCGAGGTCTGCTTCTCTATTTGGAGGGAAGCGGACCATGGGCCGACTAACGGCGCAAATGCTGTTTCACCATCGGGCCATACTGCACCGGTATGGGTTCGAACTATTGGGTCAGCAGGATTCTGCGCTGGGGAAAATCTGCGCTGGGGAAAATCTGCTGGGCAGATCGGCCAGCGCCGGTCAGACGGTATCGCCGACCAATGCCGGGGCGGCATTGCCGCTGCCGACCGCCGCGATGAAGCTGGCGAGGCTTGCACTGCGCAAGGGCAGGAACGGCTTGCCGAGCTGGCGGCAGACCCGCTTCACCTGCTCGGCGGCGCGGTGGCTGATGCAATCGACCGGGAAATAGACGATGTCGGCCTGGCTGATCAGGCCGGGCAGCAGGCCGGCCTTGTCCTCGATGCCGCCATCATGATCGATGAGTTCGCCCCCGCAACGCGCGGTGAAGAGGCGAAGCTGCTCGATCAGCTTCGGCCGGCCGCCGACATAGAGCAGCGTCTGGCCGGTCAGATCGGGCGCGGCGACCTCTTCGGGTTCGGGCGACAGCAGCGCGGCGGCGGCCTCCAACGCGGCGTTCTCCTGCGCGAGTGCAGCGGCGACGGAGCCGAGCGTCGCCACCTTCGCTTCGCTCTCCTGCAGCGTGCGGGCAAGTTCGTCACAGCGCGCGGCGAGGGTACGCGAGCGCTCCTGCTCATCGGCGAGGCGATCCCTGAGGGCTTCGCCGTCATCCGCAGGCGCGATGGGCGCCGCGATCACCCGTCCTGTGGAGCGCCGCAGCTCGGCTTCCAATTGCTCGATCCGCGCGGCCTGTGCCGCCTTGTCGAGCGCCTGCTGCTGGAGCCGGGCTTCCTGCCGCGCGATCTTCTCGTCACGCGCACCAAGCTCGCGTTCCAGCAGGCGCAGGCGCGCAATATCGGCGCGGTTCGACATGCCGACGAGGTGCGAGAGCATGTGCACCTCGCCGAACACCTCGTTCAGCAGCGGGCGATCGGTGGCCGGATGGGTGAACACCGCCCAATAGGCGCCGGGAATGTCGCCGCTCTCCAGCGCCTCCAGCCACAGCGCGCGCACCTCCTCGACCGTGGTGGCCCTGGCGAAGCGCTTGATCGGCGCCTCGTGGCGCTTGTCGAGCATCTTGTTCAAGAGCTTGCCGGCAACATCGCTCTTGCCGGCGGCAGCGACGGCGCGGGCATGCAGCGTGTGGTCGGTGGCGGTGCGGGCGTCGGCAAAGTCGAGCTTGGCGAACAGCTGGCGCAATTCGCCGGTGGTCAGGCAGGTGCCGATGAGCGAGCAGTGCAGCGTCGGCGCCAGATCCCAGATGTGGTGGCGCCCCCTGCCATAGACGACGCTGCCCTTGGCCTCGAACGTCGACGGCGCCCCGAACGGCCGGAGGCCGTGGGCATGCACGTGCGGACGATGAAGGATGGAGGGACCGGACACCAGCGAGCGCCTCTTCGATGTAT harbors:
- a CDS encoding DUF2325 domain-containing protein, with the translated sequence MSGPSILHRPHVHAHGLRPFGAPSTFEAKGSVVYGRGRHHIWDLAPTLHCSLIGTCLTTGELRQLFAKLDFADARTATDHTLHARAVAAAGKSDVAGKLLNKMLDKRHEAPIKRFARATTVEEVRALWLEALESGDIPGAYWAVFTHPATDRPLLNEVFGEVHMLSHLVGMSNRADIARLRLLERELGARDEKIARQEARLQQQALDKAAQAARIEQLEAELRRSTGRVIAAPIAPADDGEALRDRLADEQERSRTLAARCDELARTLQESEAKVATLGSVAAALAQENAALEAAAALLSPEPEEVAAPDLTGQTLLYVGGRPKLIEQLRLFTARCGGELIDHDGGIEDKAGLLPGLISQADIVYFPVDCISHRAAEQVKRVCRQLGKPFLPLRSASLASFIAAVGSGNAAPALVGDTV